GACGCAGCGATGGAAACGATCGTCAGAGGGATGGAAACGCTCGCGCCAAGCCGAAAGGGACATCCGCAACCGCGCTTGGCCAATGAGCTTCGTTGCCCAGATCGACTTTGCCGAGCTTCATGCCGTGCACGCCTTGGATGGCTTCCCGTCTGCCGGGCGGCTAATGCTGTTCTGCGATCCCTTCGATTGGCCGTGGGGCAAGGAAGATGATCAGGCGCGGGCCCGCGCGGTCTTCACGGCGCAGCCGGTCGAGCGCTTGCAACGCAGACGCTCTCCCGAGGAGTTCGATCGGCCCGAGGCAAGGGAAGTGATGCCGCGCGGCTACGTTTTCAAGCCGCGCATGTTGCGGCCGACCGCCTGGCTGTTGCCTCCACCGCTGCAATCCCGCGAGTTAGGTCGCCTAAGAGCTGAAGAGCCCGGTGCGTGGTCCCCCAATGGGCCTGCATTCTCTGCCTATCACCAATTCTGGGATGACCTGTATGCCCGACATCCCGACGTTTTCGGCGAGCAGGGTGAGATGATCCACCAGGTCGGTGGCACTGCCTTTTCGATCCAGAAGCCGGTGGAAGTGGAGTGCGCGAGACTTACCGGAGATGCTCCTGCGATAGCAGCTGACTGGCAGCTCATCTTGCAGATCGATAGCGACATCGAAGTGGGAATGGAGTGGGGGGACTTGGGGCGGCTTTACCTGTCCGCACGCAAGCAAGATCTGATTGCCCGTCGATTCGATCGATGCTGGATGATCATGCAGTGCTATTGAGGCGCTCTCTCAGCATGTCTTATGAGTAGGTCACGAGACAGACTTCGATTGTCCGGCATAAGCCAGATGCACTGCGATCATCCCTGTCTACGATTAGTCTATTTCTGGCGATCCAGGCAGTCGTGAAGTGACATGACCGAGTTATGTGGTCAGCGAAATGAGAATGGGTGGGAAGTCCAGCTATCCGCGCACGCAATGCAACATACGGGTGGTGGTATGCCCGCAATCACCTACGCCTCCGGCGGCCTCAAGGATACCGCAATCCGAACGACTGCCTGCAATTCCTGCGAGGAGGCGAAGCAGCCTTCCACGAACGCGCGCGCCGTCGCCGCCCGCAAAAAAAAGCGCTTGAGCGGAAGGCCGGATTGGGATAGGTATATAACCTATAGGTTGACAACTATATGGTTTATTATGGTCCAAGATCGTCTGAGCTCAGTGTTTTTCGCGCTTGCAGATCCTACGCGCCGCGGCGTCCTCGCGCGCTTAGCGACAGGCGATGCGACTGTGAAGGAACTCGCAGAGCCGTATGACATGAGCGTTGCGGCGGTTTCCAAGCATCTCAAGGTGCTGGAAGCGGCCGGCCTGGTCTCGCAGGGCCGTCAATCGCAATGGCGTCCCCGCCATCTCGAGGCAGGACCGCTGCAGGAGGTTTTCGAATGGCTCGAGGACTACCGGCGCTTCTGGGACAGGAGCCTCGACAGCCTCGCTGAGCATCTGCGCGTGCTGCAAATGCAGAATACCGGAAAGAAACGAGACCGTTCGCAGCGAGCGCGACGCGCACCCACGATGAAAGAAGGAAACAAAGAATGACAGCGATCATCGACGTCGGCGCCGTTGACAGGCCAGTCATCGTCATCACGCGCGACTTCGATGCGCCGCGCGAACTGGTGTGGAAGGCCATCACGGACCCCAAGCAAGTCGCGGTGTGGTACGGCGGGCCCGGCTTTACCAATCCAGTCTGCGAGATGGATCTGCGGCCGGGCGGTGCTTGGCATCACGTCATGCAGGCGCCCAACGGCACGCGCTACACGATCGACAGCGTCTTCGAAGAGATCGTCGATCCGGAACGCCTGGTGTGGCGAACGATCAAAGATCCCAATCGTAATCCCCCTCCGCCGACTTCGGTCAACACCGTTACACTAGAAGCTCGCGGACAGCGAACGCGGTGGAAGTTGGTCACGCTGTTTGATTCCATCGCTGATCGCGATTTGTCCGCCAAGATGGGATTCGGCCAAATGATCAGCATGGGGACGGATCGTATGGCGGCGCACCTCGAGACCCTCCAAGGAGTTCAAGACTATGGCTGAATCAGTTCATCAACCTCACACCGGAGCCAACCTCATGGGGCTGCAATTTCAAGTCTCTGGACGCCCGAAATGGATGCAGTGGACCGGTTGGGGCATGACCGGACTCATGATCGCGTTTCTGCTCTTCGATAGTGTGTCGAAGCTTGTGCTGGAACAGCATGTCGTCGAGGCAACGACTAAGATTGGATATCCCTTAGATGTCATCCGCCCGCTTGGGATCATCTGTCTCGCGTGCACGATGCTGTACGCGATTCCGCGAACGTCGATCTTGGGTGCGATCTTGCTCACGGCATATCTTGGCGGCGCTGTCGCCAGCAAGGTGCGAATAGAGGATCCGCTGATCAGCTCAGTCCTGTTCGGCGTCTATTTCGGCATCCTCGTCTGGGGCGGGCTCTATCTACGGGACGAGCGACTTCGTGCACTCATCCCGCTGAGCCGAGACTGATCACTGACAGTTTGCAAAGGAGTGTGCCATGTCGCTCCAGGCTTATTTGGACAATGTCAAAGCTAAAACCGGAAAAACGCCCCGTGTTGGATCACGTCGAAAAGGTGATCTTTCTCCGTTCCAAAGTCACCCCATAGGGGGCTCTATTCCAATCGAGCAAGACCTGCAGCAGCCGAGCGCGACGAATAAGTTGGAGTTTCGCATCGAGGGAGAGATCGATCGAAGAGCGGTACATACACGGCCGATAAAACTACGCGGCGCTGGAAGGCGTGGAAGGAAAAGTTGGACGCGAGCCCAATCGCAGCCGTTCAAGTCCCAACCGTCACCTCTTAGACCGGAAGGCCGACCATTCGTAGCGAAAGCTTAAATTACGTCAATGGCCGTACCATCACCCCACAGTTGGTAAGAAGACGATTAACGCCAAAGCTTGATCATCTGGGTAGCGATCCCCGGGAGATCCGGAGCGATAACCTGTGGCTGGGGCAGCCCATGCACGGGCAGCGGAGCATTGCCGGGTCTGGCAATGAGCGCTCCCGAGCAGCCAACGCTTTGCGCGCCGATCGTGTCCCACACGTGCGCTGCCACCATACAAATTGCGGACGGCGGTACATTCAATTCTTCGGCGACCATGTGGTACACCTGCGGGGCAGGTTTGAAGCGACGAACGCGATCGATGCTGAACGACGCTTCAAACCAACCATCGAGGCCTGCGTGCTTTAGCGGGCTACTGTGCGGATCGGGGGGCGAGTTGGTGCAGGTCACCAGACGAAACCCCGCGTCCTTCAGCTGCTTCAGCCCTGCCGGCACATCGGCATGCGCCGGCATTGTGAGCATTCGTGTTCTCAGTTCTTCAATGTCTGCCTCGGTAATCGAGACGTTGTGAATCGAGCCCAGCATCTTCAAGATGCCTTGTCCCAAGGTGAAGAACGTCGTGTAAGGGCCAGACAAGGTTATGGCGTTCGAATAGAGGATGAGCTGTCCGAACCACTCGCGCACGACCTTCCGATCGCCAAATAGTCGTTGAAACAGCGGTGCCATGAATTCGATATCAAGCAACGTCTCGTTGACGTCGAAAGCGCAGATCGACGGCACCGGAGCGTTCATTTTGCTTCCCTGATCGTCTGCAAGTGCCCCTCGCCCGACCGGCGTTGCTGTGACAGCGCCAGCAGCCACCACGCCTAGTCCCACCAGGAGGCTGCGGCGTCCAACCGAGTTCAAAACTTCGTCCGTCATAACCGTTTCTCCTGTCACATTGGTCGGCACACGTCTGTCATCCTGGAACGCGGCCACCAGGAGGACGGGTACGACTGAATGCAGCCTTCAAGGCCTCAGTTGCGCTACCTCCGAGGCGGCGTTCTGTCTCGTTTATCGAGGTGGTGGAGGCTGCGAATATCGCGACCGTTATGGACCGCTTCTGGCTGCGAAGCGGACGTTCGCCGAAACGCGGAGGTCGGCTAAGTGCCAATTAGCGTAATCCTTCGCTACCCGGAGTTCTTGCGGCACGGCGGGAATTTTCTGAGCGGCTGCGGGCATTGGCTCACGCCTGCCGATACAGAATGATCGGAACTCCCGGAACAAGTTGGTTCAGGAAGTCGAAGTCGCCGACATTCCCTGTCAATACGCTGGCACCGATACCCCGCGCCTGAAGATAGATGAGCGCATCGTTGAGGTATTTCCGCTCACGACCCGCACCCTTCGGCGCGCCGCTGAGACGAAAGAGCTCGCCCGCAAGCATCCCCGCTTCGCCCCACGTCGCCGAATCCGGAGCTTGCAAGCGATGCCGCGGAATGTCTTCAATCACATCCCGCACCGATTGCAGAACCCCACTCGTTGAGTGGTGAGCCGGATCGAGCCGCCCGAATACATGCGTTAGTTCGGCAAGGCAGACGGCCGAGTGGTAGCAGACCCGATATGTCAGCAATTCATCGACGGCGTCCGGCGTGCGCGCCTGCAAGACATCGAGATAAACGCCGGTATCGAGAATCAGCGCGCCGCCGATGAGCGGCTCGTCGGATGCCCAGGCAAGCTCGGAATCTGCTCGTCGCGTCAACCGCTCCAAACGCTTGTGCGGCTTCAGCCTCCGCCGCGTTCCCTGGAGATCAAATGGCAAGATCGATATCTGCCGGGACGCTTCCCTTGCGCCGAACAAGACGCGCGCCGAAATCGTCTTCGAGCGCCAAACGCGACAACGCGAGCTCTAGAAGTTCGGTATCGGAAGATACGTGAGCCCGCTTCTTTGCCGCTTCGATCAGGCCTGCCGGTACGCGGCCGGACAAGCGCGTGTTCTTGGCCTCACCGAGCAACCCGACGGCGCGCGCTTGCTCGAGCACGAGCCGGTTGCGCTTAAGCGCAATGTGCTCCTCGGTCTCTGTCGACGTGCGGGTCCGCACAGCCATGGCAACCTCCATTGTTGAACAAAACATAACAGTTGTTCAACGTTTTTGCAAGACCGGAAACAAGGGCTTGTCTGGCGATCGGTGCGCGACCACCGCGCACGCACTGTCGCTCGCGATCCTCGAAGGAGCGCTCGCCCAGAAGCGAGCACGTGCGATACGACTGAAACACATCTTCGTTGATATGACGCCGGCAGCCTACCCATCACTGGTTACTTCCTAACAGAGCGCTTCGTGCCTCACCAAAAGTGCTGGATTTCGGGTAGCCGAGAGCCGCCGTTGGTGCGAACTGAAATCAGCGACGCAGATCGATGCGAACGACCGGTTATGGCGCCGCAAGCGGACATTAGATCACCTGCCAACGTCGGCTAAGTGCCCAATAAGCGACATCACGCCGATCGCTGCTTGAGAGCGGTTTCATCTGGGATCCGCGCTCAGATGTTCCTGGAGCTACCGACTCCCCGAAGCCTTTGCGCATTTCGCAATTGTTCCGGGGTGGCCGTGTTTTGCGTGTTCGCTGCTAGTTTTGAAGTCGTTACCCTGGCTGCTTTGTCGGTTATGCCGAAGGGTGTGGTAACGATAATGGTGCCGTTGTTGTCACTGTCACGGCGTCCAATTTGATATTCTTGCGCCTGGGAGCCGACTGAAATTTGTCTGCATGAGTTTGCATCGTCGCTGTCGGCGAGCACTTCCAGATTGTCGCTCACGCGACAAATCTTCTTATAGTCGCCATCCTCAGTCGCTCTTGCAGCCGTAAACGGGACTAGCAGGGCGGTTAGAATGCTCACGATCGCTATGCGCTCCATCACCAATCCTCCCGCTGTGTGTCGCATTGAAGGATAGGGAATGCACTTGCGCTCCTCGCGTGAGTACTTGGCAGTCGGAACCGTGTCTCCTAGCCTAGCTCAAAATCTCCCGTTGGGTGGCCATAAGGAAGCTTGGCCGCATCCCCAAGTTGGTCGCTCTGGGTCATCAACGGACCTGACGGCCCCGAAATCCATCTTCCGCTCTTCCCCCGGAAGCGAACTCGAGTCGGACATTGGGCCATGTCCGAGACGTGCCACAACCGGACTCGAGTACTCGCCAGGTTCGGACGTTCCGTGACCTGTTTCTGATCACCGAGCTTTTAGATTCCAAGGCCGAAAGCGACGATGTCGGTTTTTGAAGCCGGTTGGCTCGGATGTACTGTCAGATCGAGCGGGCTTTCCGGTTTGTTGAGGTCCTCAAAAAAGCCGCCGCCGATCCATCAAACCGAAGCTCGATTGATCCGCCGCTATTCCGGCTATCTAGGTCGGGGTCGAACTCATGCTGCCAAAGCTCATCGAGCATCGTTTCATGAATCGTATTTTTTACGCGCTGAGCTTCTTCTGCATTTCCTGATGCCGTGAAGTTAGCGATAGCAGAAATGAACCTGTTGATTTCGCCAAACGGCAGCAATCGAGCGTACTGCAACTCGATTTCGGTTCCGACCTGTGGATCAGCGGGGCCGTAGTGATGGGTCGCAAAAATCTGCAGATTTCCAACGCTATATTCGTTATAGAAAATCTCGTAGCGACGACCGTACTCCGGTTCCTCGCGGCCTGTGAGTTCAGCGTTAGGTCGTTCTTGCAACCGCCACGGCTCGTTTGGCTCGAACCTGTGGTTTAGAGCGTCGGCAAACATCTCGAAATCGGAGAAGAACCGTCGATCCCCGTCGGTGATTCGTTGCTCGATGCCGTTTCGTAACGAAGACGGTGTATGATTGGGCGTGATGGGCTTGCCATTTAGCAGCTTACCTAGAAATTTCCGCTTAGGGCCACGCCTGACCGTTCTCCAGATGTAGCTGGTGAAGCCCAAATTTACCAGAACCAGCAATATCAGAACTTCGTACATGTTCGCCCCCTAGTCGCTGTTGACGGCGCTTGAGCGATAGCTGATCCGAGGAAAAAACCGCAACCCCCGGTTAGCACTTTTGTGGTCGTCACGTGGCACACTTTTTCAATGCGTGTCCAACGCGAGTGCTGATTATTGCACGGGAGTACGCACGACGGTAACCTTGCCACTGCAATGCTTGCGATAATGGATTCTGGTGCCGCTAAGGGAGAATAACAAGCCAGTTCGGAAAGTGATTTGATTGAAACTCAACACCACATTTGCAGCCGCTATGGCAGCCATTGCTATGTGCCCGATCGGAGCCGTGGCCGAGGTCTATTCGTGTGAAATTAAGGAATGGGTGCGGGTAAATGACGAGGGACTTGTTCGGCCCGCGCCGAGTGCATCTTTTAAACGCCACGTATCGATCGACAAAGAAACCGGCAATGCTATCGGCGATGCGTTGTCCGTTGCAAATCGTTGGGAAGTTGCTCAAAAGGGTTCGCAAGAAAACGCGTTCGTGACCCTTGGCTACGTTGGGTCGCGGCTCGTTTATGAAATTGCTGTCTACGAATTCAAAATAGGACGCGAGAAACCCCTGATCATTGCCGTTCGGTCGCGTCGCGGGCTTTTTTCAGCCCTCAGTGGAATCTGCCAATGATGTTTCGCATGTCGCAGGATGCGTAGGTGCCGTTTGTTCGTCAGAAGCAACGTCGGCAGCGCGGATAGCCGTGCTGTCGGCAACGCTCATTGAGGCTCGAAAGATCACGGATAAGCGGCACGGTTACCGAGGCCGGGTTAGTTTAATTGACCTTGGGAACTTTTGACCCGCTGGACAAGGCCGATCATTTCCCCTTCGCCTTCAGCGCGATGATCCGAGCACGGAATTTCCTGATCTCCTTAAGGAGATCGTGGCGTACCGGCCCCGGAGGGAGCTTGCGGGCAGTCTTTAGCAACTCCGCGGCCATCGCCTCCAGTTCTTGCATCTCGGTTAGCGTTCGACCGGTCGATTTGATCGGGATCATTTTCCCTGCGCCTTCAGCAGTCAGATTTGGCGAGATCTGCCTCTGCCGGGGAACAATCTGTCAGCCAATCGATCGAGCCGCTTCTCGGTGCCGTGCGCGCCGTTTAGATGCCCGACCAACTCGCCGGACAGTAGCTCGCCGTTTCACGCCGGCCGGCCTTACTTCGGTGGGTGCAAATCGCCTTGAAGCCAGCGTCCAAGACCCTTGGACGTCATGGGGTCTTCATACGCGACAAAGGTCGTAAGTACCTGATTGCAGACAGCGCATTCAAACGTTTGCAAGTCGACGCTCCGGGCGCGTGCTGGCTCGATGCTGACGAGCATCATCTGGGCCTTGCACTTCGGACAGGCGGGGCGCTCGATTGCAGCGAATGGAATGACGGACGAGAGGCGTTGAGATTGGGGCATGATGCTTCCCTCGAACAGGCGGGAGCGCAACACTCTCTGTCACCGGTAGTGCCTAGGAGGCGGAGCGGTGATTGTCTGAATATGCGCCTGAGGGATCGCAAACGCGAGTTAATTCGCAGATATTTGGAAGGAAGGTGAGCGCCCCGCGGAAATTGCGAAACCGGAAGCTTCCGCCCGATGCGGTGGGCGTCCGCCGCCAGTTGCCAGTCTGGGGCCTGTGGCAACGGCGCGGGGAAATGAAACGGGAGAGTTCTGTCCATGATCGAGGGGATCAGCGCGGCCACACTCGGCACCCACGAAATGCCACGAGCCGTCCGATTCTACCGCACGCTGGGGTTCGAGATCCTGCATGGCGGCGAAGATTCGTCATTCACCAGCTTTCGAGCAGGGACAAGCTATCTCAACCTCATCGTCCAACCAGCCGAACGACGCTGGTCCTGGTGGGGTCGGGTCATCTTCTACGTCACCGATGTTGACGCACTTTACGACCGTGCACTCGCAGCGGGATACCAGCCAGCTACCGTGCCCCGCGATGCCGAATGGGGTGAGCGCTTCTTCCACCTAATTGACCCCGATGGCCACGAACTCAGTTTCGCTCGACCTTTGCTCCCGGCTTCCGGCCAATAGCAGCTCGAAGCGGCCTGTCATTCCAAGAGGCGTTGGGAGAGCGTAGGGTGCTCCGATTATCCGCTGAACCTGTGAGGCAATCATGCAGTTCAGGACAACCGGACTACTGTTGCTCGGCGCGATGGCGCTTCCCGCCTCCGGGACCGCACAAACACTCCTGCTCCATCGGCAACTACACGAACGGTGATCGCCGCAACCAAACTGCGGACCGTTACAGACGTGCCGCTCCATTTCAAAGCGATGAGTATCACTCTTCAGCCGGACGAGTGGAGCGGCGTCTCGGCGGCCAACGACATCCTCTACCAGATGTCAGGGTCGACCGAGGTCTCGCTCGGTGGCGCGGCCAAAATGCTCAAAGCCGGAGAGGGGCTGTTTATCGCCGGCGGAGAGACGGCGGCGCTAACGGCGGGTAGCGGAGGGCAGTCAACTTTTCTCCACTTCTTCCCTATCCCCGCTGTGGACTTGGGATGGCAGAAGCGTTTGATGGAAGCTAAAATCTGGCCTGCGGACTTGGTCCATTTGAAGGGCTTAGGGTTTGTGTTGTGCAGATCGATGAAGGTACGGATGTCGGCCTCGAGCTGCCTGACGGAGGTGTGTGGACACCTCGCTGGATCTGCGGCCCTGCACGGGCGCTGCGTACGATCACCTTCGTCGCGTAAGCATCGTACCGCGGGGTGCAGGCCACAGAAAGGCGTAGATTCGCGAGACATGGCGCGCAGTAAGCATACACGCGGGTCGGGCGTGTCCGCCGTGGTATATCCCGCCAGCGCCACGGGCGCAAAACACGGATCACCGTCTCTTGCCCTCGATGGGGCATTGGTGCAAACTTCCTAAATCCTGATCATGTCGAGGCGCCCGCCGCGGTGCCGTCACGCCGAGGCGAACAGCCCAACGCTGAAGTAGACCAGCGGGACGGACGGGCCATGGTTCGATCTCGTGATAACGCAGTGGTATCCGACAGGTGGCCGTATCGGCGCGCCCTGGCGGCGATCGCTGCGCTTGGCTTGGTCGCTGCAGTCGGTAGCCTTTGCTTTTTCACCGTTGACAGCGCGGACTACGCGATCGTCACGGAGTTCGGCAAGCCGACGCAGGTGATCACTGCGCCAGGGCTGGGGTTCAAGCATCCCTTGCAGAGCGTCCGGACGTTCGACCATCGCCTGTTCATCTACGCTGCGCCGCCGAGCGAATTCCTGACCCTTGAGAAAACGCCAGTCGTAGCATCCGGCACGATCTTGTGGCGGGTGGCCGATCCGAAGCGGTATTTTGAAACGGTCGTCGACAGAAGGACCGCCGAATCGAGACTCGGCGACATCCTATCCGCAGAGTTGGGGGCCGCTATCGGGAACAATCGTTTGGTCGCGTTTGTCTCGATGGATGCCGCAGCCTACCGAGCGGATGCCATCGTCGCCGAGATTGCTCGTCGGTGTGACGCCGTGGCGCTGCGGGACTACGGCATCGGAGTCCTCGATGTCCAGCTGCGCGGCTTCGATTTTCCCAAGCAGAACCGGTCCCGCCTTTACGCCAGAATGAAATCCGAACGCGGCCGCATCAGCATGCTGTATCGCTCGGAGGGCGAGGAGGCGGGGCTGAAGGTGCGAGCCGCGGCGGAGGAGCAGAAGGCGCGGATACTCGCGAGGGCGATCGAGTTCTCGCAACAGCGCCGCGGCGAGGGGGACGGGGAGGCGGCGCGCATCTATGCGAACGCGCTGAGCCGGGCGCCCGAATTCTACGCGTTCCTGCGTGCCATGGAGGCGTCGCGAAACTTCGCGCGAAAAAGCACGACCATGGTGCTGCCTGCGGATTCCCCACTGTTCGGCGTGCTCCTGGACAGCGACTATTTCAACGGCGGTGCTCCGGGGAGCGATGGCATCCGCGGGGATTTGCCGAGGCAGTAGATGGGGTTCCAGAGGAGGAAACAAAGGATCGAGTGAGCACATGAAATGAGCCAAATGATCCTAGGGAGGTCATGAACATGCCTGCGAACTATCGAGCACCGACAAAGACGTTGCGATTCATGCCGGCCGCGCTGCTGCTGTCGATTGCCGGGCTTTCGCTTGCCCGGCCGGCTGTGGCGGCCGAAGTGAGGTACGATCCGGGCGACAAGGTTTATTTCACCTACTGCCATTCCCATCCGCCGGCCATGCGCATCAGGTCCGGGGACTCGGTTATCACCAGTACGCGTGACGCTTCCAACGATGCGTTCTCCATCTCCGACAAGACGGTGATGCCAAAGTTGGACCTCACCAAGGTCAATCCGCAGACCGGTCCGTTTTACGTCGAAGGCGCCGAGCCCGGTGACACGCTGGAGGTCCATATCGACAGCATCGAGCCCAACCGCGATTGGGGATGGGGTGCTTCAATTCCGTACTTCGGGCTGCTCGCGCCGGAATACAAGACTGCGATGGTAACGCCGGCTGCCCCCGACCGTCTGTTCATCTGGCGTCTCGACAAGAACCGCAAGGTCGCCATTCTGGACATGCCGAACAGCAAGATCGGCAAAGCCGAGGTACCGCTCAGGCCGTTCTTTGGCACCATCGGCACGGCTCCGGCAGGGAAGGAGTGCATCAGCTCGCTGATTCCCGGGCCGCATGGCGCGAATATGGACTTCAACGAGGTCGTCGCAGGAGTCACCATGCAATTCCCGGTTTTCGAACCGGGCGCGTTGTTCATGCTGGGCGATGGGCACTCCGCCCAGGGCGATGGGGAGATCCACGGTGCTGCGATCGAGACGCCGTTCAACGTCAGGTTCACGGTCAACCTGATCAAGGGCAAGAAAATCAACTGGCCGCGCCTGATTAATGACAATGAGATCATGTCGATCGGCAGCACGCGGCCTCTGATCGACGCCCTTCGGCTCGCCTGCGTCGACATGGTCGACTGGCTTACGAGCGACTACGGCTTTGAGCGGTACGATGCCGTTCAAATGCTTGGTCAGGCGGCTCATCTTTATATCGCGAACGTCGTCGACCCGCAGTACTCCGTGGCCTGCGCATTGAACAAGAAATATCTGCCGCGGTAACGCACACGCGTCGCCGGCGGTGTCTGCGCAAGGCATCGCCGCGGCGCTAGTGCGGCGGATTTTGCAGTCCCTGTCAGTTGTGCAGCAAGCACGTATAGGAACTCCACAGCCCCGAAAAGGGGATCACGATGATCAGCTTTCTGTTGGACGTCCTTCGGCAAACCTGGGAAATCATGGAAGAGGCCTCGGTCTTTCTCCTGTTCGGCTTCCTGCTCGCCGGGATGCTCGGGATCCTCGTGCCGGGCCGGCTGCTGACCCGGCTGGTCGGGACTGGAAAGATCAAGTCCGTGCTCTGGGGATCGGTCGTCGGCGCGCCCATACCCTTGTGCTCTTGCGGCGTCCTGCCAACAGCGCTCGGGCTGCGCAAGCAGGGAGCGACGCCGGGCGCCACCGTCGCGTTCCTCGTCGCGACGCCGGAAACCGGGGTCGACAGCATCAGCCTGACCTACGCGCTGACCGACCCGGTCATGACCGTGTTCCGCCCCATCGCCGGGGTGGCAACGGCGATTGCCGCCGGGCTCGCCACGAATCTGTTCGGCGCCCCGCGCTCCAAAGCGACCGAGCCGCCGCAGGAGGTCGCCAAGACTCCGGCCGCAGGCGACGAGCGATGCCAGCACGCAGGCGCCCCCGGAGGACATGATCACGCGCATAGGCACGATCACCACGACGACCATGTCCAGGGGACGAATTCGCTGCCGGACCGTGGCGCCAGCCGGACCATAGTTGACACGACAAGGCGCATCATCCGTTACGGATTCGTCGAGCTGCTCGACGACGTGAGCTGGTGGCTCGTTCTGGGTATCGTTCTGTCCGGTGTCGCGGTCGTCGCAATTCCGGCGCAGCTGTTTGACGGGATGTGGGGCGGCGGAATCGCCTCGATGGTGCTGATGCTTGTCCTGAGCATCCCTCTTTACACTTGCGCTTCCTGCTCGACGCCTATGGCGGCCGCGCTGGCTCTCAAAGGCTTGAGCCCAGGCGCCGTTCTAGT
This portion of the Bradyrhizobium sp. AZCC 2262 genome encodes:
- a CDS encoding YwqG family protein, with the protein product MDEWAARLAQLARHCIILVPGPVEEAANAPLGTSRLGGLPDMPSDVDWPRRPVFESKSDWTGPMPGRVLLGPRHWLHRLFQTQRWKRSSEGWKRSRQAERDIRNRAWPMSFVAQIDFAELHAVHALDGFPSAGRLMLFCDPFDWPWGKEDDQARARAVFTAQPVERLQRRRSPEEFDRPEAREVMPRGYVFKPRMLRPTAWLLPPPLQSRELGRLRAEEPGAWSPNGPAFSAYHQFWDDLYARHPDVFGEQGEMIHQVGGTAFSIQKPVEVECARLTGDAPAIAADWQLILQIDSDIEVGMEWGDLGRLYLSARKQDLIARRFDRCWMIMQCY
- a CDS encoding ArsR/SmtB family transcription factor; amino-acid sequence: MPAITYASGGLKDTAIRTTACNSCEEAKQPSTNARAVAARKKKRLSGRPDWDRYITYRLTTIWFIMVQDRLSSVFFALADPTRRGVLARLATGDATVKELAEPYDMSVAAVSKHLKVLEAAGLVSQGRQSQWRPRHLEAGPLQEVFEWLEDYRRFWDRSLDSLAEHLRVLQMQNTGKKRDRSQRARRAPTMKEGNKE
- a CDS encoding SRPBCC domain-containing protein, with protein sequence MTAIIDVGAVDRPVIVITRDFDAPRELVWKAITDPKQVAVWYGGPGFTNPVCEMDLRPGGAWHHVMQAPNGTRYTIDSVFEEIVDPERLVWRTIKDPNRNPPPPTSVNTVTLEARGQRTRWKLVTLFDSIADRDLSAKMGFGQMISMGTDRMAAHLETLQGVQDYG
- a CDS encoding DoxX family protein; the protein is MGLQFQVSGRPKWMQWTGWGMTGLMIAFLLFDSVSKLVLEQHVVEATTKIGYPLDVIRPLGIICLACTMLYAIPRTSILGAILLTAYLGGAVASKVRIEDPLISSVLFGVYFGILVWGGLYLRDERLRALIPLSRD
- a CDS encoding haloacid dehalogenase type II, translated to MTDEVLNSVGRRSLLVGLGVVAAGAVTATPVGRGALADDQGSKMNAPVPSICAFDVNETLLDIEFMAPLFQRLFGDRKVVREWFGQLILYSNAITLSGPYTTFFTLGQGILKMLGSIHNVSITEADIEELRTRMLTMPAHADVPAGLKQLKDAGFRLVTCTNSPPDPHSSPLKHAGLDGWFEASFSIDRVRRFKPAPQVYHMVAEELNVPPSAICMVAAHVWDTIGAQSVGCSGALIARPGNAPLPVHGLPQPQVIAPDLPGIATQMIKLWR
- a CDS encoding type II toxin-antitoxin system VapC family toxin, which translates into the protein MPFDLQGTRRRLKPHKRLERLTRRADSELAWASDEPLIGGALILDTGVYLDVLQARTPDAVDELLTYRVCYHSAVCLAELTHVFGRLDPAHHSTSGVLQSVRDVIEDIPRHRLQAPDSATWGEAGMLAGELFRLSGAPKGAGRERKYLNDALIYLQARGIGASVLTGNVGDFDFLNQLVPGVPIILYRQA
- a CDS encoding VOC family protein, producing the protein MIEGISAATLGTHEMPRAVRFYRTLGFEILHGGEDSSFTSFRAGTSYLNLIVQPAERRWSWWGRVIFYVTDVDALYDRALAAGYQPATVPRDAEWGERFFHLIDPDGHELSFARPLLPASGQ
- the hflC gene encoding protease modulator HflC; its protein translation is MVAAVGSLCFFTVDSADYAIVTEFGKPTQVITAPGLGFKHPLQSVRTFDHRLFIYAAPPSEFLTLEKTPVVASGTILWRVADPKRYFETVVDRRTAESRLGDILSAELGAAIGNNRLVAFVSMDAAAYRADAIVAEIARRCDAVALRDYGIGVLDVQLRGFDFPKQNRSRLYARMKSERGRISMLYRSEGEEAGLKVRAAAEEQKARILARAIEFSQQRRGEGDGEAARIYANALSRAPEFYAFLRAMEASRNFARKSTTMVLPADSPLFGVLLDSDYFNGGAPGSDGIRGDLPRQ
- a CDS encoding acetamidase/formamidase family protein yields the protein MPANYRAPTKTLRFMPAALLLSIAGLSLARPAVAAEVRYDPGDKVYFTYCHSHPPAMRIRSGDSVITSTRDASNDAFSISDKTVMPKLDLTKVNPQTGPFYVEGAEPGDTLEVHIDSIEPNRDWGWGASIPYFGLLAPEYKTAMVTPAAPDRLFIWRLDKNRKVAILDMPNSKIGKAEVPLRPFFGTIGTAPAGKECISSLIPGPHGANMDFNEVVAGVTMQFPVFEPGALFMLGDGHSAQGDGEIHGAAIETPFNVRFTVNLIKGKKINWPRLINDNEIMSIGSTRPLIDALRLACVDMVDWLTSDYGFERYDAVQMLGQAAHLYIANVVDPQYSVACALNKKYLPR